Proteins from one Falco cherrug isolate bFalChe1 chromosome 7, bFalChe1.pri, whole genome shotgun sequence genomic window:
- the API5 gene encoding apoptosis inhibitor 5: protein MPTVEELYRNYGILADATETAGQHKDAYQAILDAVKGGTKEKRLAAQFIPKFFKHFPELADSAINAQLDLCEDEDVSIRRQAIKELPQFATGDNLPRVADILTQLLQSDDSAEFNLVNNALLSIFKMDAKGTLGGLFSQILQGEDIVRERAIKFLSTKLKTLPEEVMTKEVEEFILTESKKVLEDVTGEEFVLFMKILSGLKSLQTVSGRQQLVELVAEQADLEQTFNPSDPDCVDRLLQCTRQAVPLFSKNVHSTKFVTYFCEHVLPNLSSLTTPVEGLDIQLEVLKLLAEMSSFCGDMEKLESNLKKLFDKLLEYMPLPPEEAENGENAGNEEPKLQFSYVECLLYSFHQLGRKLPDFLTAKLNAEKLKDFKIRLQYFARGLQVYIRQLRLALQGKTGEALKTEENKIKVVALKITNNINVLIKDLFHIPPSYKSTVTLSWKPVQKADASQKRASEDTTSSSPPKKASAGPKRDARQIYNPPSGKYSSNLGSFSYEQRGGFRGGRGRGWGGRGNRSRGRIY, encoded by the exons CATAAGGATGCATACCAGGCAATCTTGGATGCTGTGAAAGGAGGTACCAAGGAGAAGAGACTTGCAGCCCAGTTTATTCCTAAATTCTTCAAGCATTTTCCTGAGCTCGCCGACTCAGCTATCAATGCCCAGTTGGACCTCTGTGAAGATGAAGATGTTTCT ATCCGGCGACAAGCAATCAAGGAATTGCCTCAGTTTGCCACTGGAGATAATCTTCCTCGGGTAGCAGACATACTGACCCAGCTTCTGCAGTCAG aTGATTCTGCAGAATTCAATTTGGTGAACAATGCTTTGCTCAGTATATTTAAGATGGATGCCAAAG GGACTTTGGGAGGCTTATTCAGTCAAATTCTTCAAGGAGAGGATATTGTGAGAGAGCGAGCTATCAAGTTCCTCTCTACAAAACTGAAAACCCTGCCTGAGGAGGTGATGACAAAGGAGGTGGAAGAGTTCATATTGACTGAATCAAAGAAG GTGCTGGAAGATGTGACAGGCGAGGAATTTGTCCTTTTCATGAAAATACTGTCTGGATTAAAAAGCTTACAGACAGTAAGTGGGAGGCAGCAACTAGTGGAGCTGGTGGCTGAACAAGCTGACCTGGAACAAACGTTCAATCCATCTGATCCAGATTGTGTGGACAGACTTCTACAGTGTACTAGGCAGGCAGTGCCACTCTTCTCG aaaaatgttcattCCACAAAATTTGTTACATACTTTTGTGAGCATGTTCTGCCAAACCTCAGTTCTTTGACTACTCCAGTGGAAGGTCTTGATATCCAGTTAGAG GTGTTGAAGCTTCTTGCTGAAATGAGTTCCTTTTGTGGCGATATGGAAAAACTTGAGTCAAATTTGAAGAAGCTGTTTGATAAATTACTG gAGTATATGCCCCTTCCTCcagaggaagcagagaatgGGGAGAATGCTGGCAATGAAGAGCCCAAGTTGCAGTTCAGTTATGTGGAATGTTTATTGTATAGCTTCCATCAGCTGGGTCGTAAACTTCCGGATTTcctcacagcaaagctgaatgCAGAGAAATTGAAAGACTTTAAAATCAG gCTACAGTATTTTGCTCGAGGATTGCAGGTATATATTCGACAGCTTCGTCTAGCACTTCAAGGAAAAACAGGAGAAGccctgaaaacagaagag AACAAGATTAAAGTGGTTGCCTTGAAGATAACCAATAACATAAATGTTTTAATCAAG GATCTTTTCCACATTCCTCCTTCTTATAAAAGTACAGTTACACTGTCCTGGAAACCAGTACAGAAGGCAGATGCAAG tcAAAAAAGAGCAAGTGAAGATACAACTTCAAGTTCACCTCCAAAGAAAGCTTCTGCAGGACCAAAAAGGGATGCCAGGCAAATATATAATCCTCCCAGTGGAAAATACAGCAGTAACCTGGGTAGTTTTTCTTACG agcaAAGAGGTGGTTTCCGGGGTGGAcgaggcagaggctggggaggaCGTGGCAATCGTAGCCGAGGAAGAATCTACTGA